Part of the bacterium genome, GCGCTCTTCGCGCCGTTGTTTTTGCCCGGGGTGCCGCTGACCGTCCTCAGGAAAGTCGACTGGTCATAGCCGTCGAGGTGGACCTTGTAGCTGATCCCGTTGGCGGCATAGCCCTGCCTCAGCTTGCTGACGAGGTCGGGCTCGCCGGCGATCGACACCAAAGTCGGAACCCAATCGTTGTGGCCCATCAGCTCGTTGGTCACCGTGCCGGGCTGGATCACGCCGGGCCAGCGCACCAGGCAGGGCACCCGGAAGGCGCCTTCCCAGTTGGTGTTCTTCTCGGAACGGAAGGAGGTCATGGCCCCATCCGGCCAAGTGTTCATGTGGGGGCCGTTGTCGGAGGTGTAGACCACGATGGTGTTGTTGGCGATCCCCATGTCGTCCAAGGCCTTGAGCAGCGAGCCGATCGTCCCGTCGTGCTCGATCATGCCGTCGATGTACTCGCTGTCGCCGTGCTTGAACTGCCCACGGTGCTCCGGCCGGACGTGGGTCCGCAGATGCATTCGGGTTGAATTGTACCAGACGAAGAAAGGCTTGCCGGCGGCGTGCTCCCGCTTCATGAAATCGATCGCCGCGGCCGAGGTCTCGTCGTCGATGGTCTCCATCCGCTTCTTGGTCAGAGGGCCGCTGTCTTCGATGGTTTGTTTGCCGACCTTGCCGAAGCGCGGGTCGACCGTGGGATCGTCCTTGTCGGTCGCCTTGGTCCGGAGCACGCCGCGCGGCCCGAACTTGGCCTTGTAGGCCGGATCTTTCGGATAATCCGGCAGCTCCGGCTCTTCCTCGGCGTTGAGGTGGTAGAGATTGCCGAAGAATTCGTCAAAGCCG contains:
- a CDS encoding arylsulfatase, coding for MAGAAATPAPTPAAPPTTKPNILVIFGDDIGITNVSAYSDGLMGYETPNIDRIGKEGLRFLHYYGEQSCTAGRAAFLTGQHGIRTGLTKVGFPGAPMGMSQLDPSIGGLLKNLGYATGQFGKNHVGDRNEALPTVNGFDEFFGNLYHLNAEEEPELPDYPKDPAYKAKFGPRGVLRTKATDKDDPTVDPRFGKVGKQTIEDSGPLTKKRMETIDDETSAAAIDFMKREHAAGKPFFVWYNSTRMHLRTHVRPEHRGQFKHGDSEYIDGMIEHDGTIGSLLKALDDMGIANNTIVVYTSDNGPHMNTWPDGAMTSFRSEKNTNWEGAFRVPCLVRWPGVIQPGTVTNELMGHNDWVPTLVSIAGEPDLVSKLRQGYAANGISYKVHLDGYDQSTFLRTVSGTPGKNNGAKSAREGFFYTDDDGLLVAYRKGPIKYVYAEQRLPGTMGVWAEPFTRLRLQKIYNLFMDPYERADITSNTYWDWNLNQIGGIYGAMDDVFQFAATFKDFPPRSFPPSFVPTAIMEETLNSIKAERAKAAKPL